The stretch of DNA CGACCAATGCGGCCAGTTCTGCCAGACCTTCCTCGGTGATCGTGGTGGCGGCCAGCGCGGCAGCCTCGCCCTCGAACAACAGGCGTGCCTCGGTCAGTTCAAAGGCGGAAATGTTGAAGCCGGGGATGTCGCCCTTGCCCGGCAGGCGCCGCACATAGGCGCCCGAACCCACGCGCACCTCGACCAGCCCCTGCACTTCCAGCGCGATCACCGCCTCGCGCACGGTGGGGCGCGAGACGTTGAATTGCGCGGACAATTCGCGCTCGGCCGGCAGGCGGTCGCCCACTTCATAACGGCCGCTGACAAGTTCATCCATCAAACGCCGCGCAAGGTCCTGATAGAGGCGCTCTTGTGCGGGACTGGTATCGTTCATTGAGGTCACCTTCCGCGAAATGGCCTTACCGCTTAATTAGAAATTGACAGGCCAACTCAAATTGGTCAAGAGTCTTCTCTAGCACAAGCAGACCAATTCGGGAACATTATCCCCATGAGCACCGCTCCCATGAAAATCACCTCCGCCCGCGTCATCGTCACCTGTCCGGGGCGCAACTTTGTCACGCTGAAAATCGAGACCGATCAAGGCGTTTACGGCATTGGCGACGCCACGCTCAACGGCCGCGAAAAGGCGGTGGTGTCCTATCTGGAAGACCATGTCATCCCGTGCCTTATCGGCATGGACCCGCGCAATTCCGAGGACATCTGGCAATATCTCTATCGCGGGGCCTATTGGCGCCGCGGGCCGGTGACGATGCGCGCGATTGCTGCGGTGGACGTGGCGCTGTGGGACATCAAGGCCAAGATGGCGGGCATGCCTTTGTACCAGCTTCTGGGCGGGCGCAGCCGTGATGGCGTGATGGTCTATGGTCATGCCAATGGCTCGGACATTGCCGAGACGGTGGATGCGGTTGGTCAGTATATCGACATGGGCTATAAGGCGATCCGCGCCCAGACCGGCGTGCCGGGCATCAAGGACGCCTATGGCGTGGGCCGGGGTAAGCTGTTCTATGAACCGGCCGATGCGGCGCTGCCCTCGGTGACGGGTTGGGACACGCGCAAGGCGCTGAATTACGTGCCGAAACTGTTTGAAAAGCTGCGCGAGACCTATGGTTTCGACCACCATCTGCTCCATGACGGCCACCATCGCTACAGCCCCACCGAGGCCGCGCAGCTCGGCAAGGCTTTGGAGCCTTACTCGCTGTTCTGGCTGGAGGATGTGACGCCGGCGGAAAATCAGGAAGCCTTCAAGCTGATCCGCCAGCACACCACCACGCCGCTGGCCGTGGGCGAGATTTTCAACACGATCTGGGACGCCAAAGACCTGATCCAGAACCAGCTCATCGACTATATCCGCGCGACCATCGTGGGCGCGGGCGGCATCACCCATCTGCGCCGCATCGCGGACCTTGCCAGCATGTATCAGGTCCGCACCGGCTGCCACGGCGCCACCGACCTCTCGCCTGTGACCATGGGTACGGCGCTGCATTTCGACACCTGGGTGCCCAATTTCGGCATTCAGGAATATATGCGCCACACGCCCGAAACCGACGAGGTTTTCCCCCACGATTACCGTTTCGAGGCGGGCATGCTCTATGTCGGCGATACGCCGGGCCATGGCGTGGACATCGACGAGGCCCTCGCCGCCAAGTACCCCTACAAGCCCGCATACCTCCCCGTCGCAAGGCTCGAAGATGGAACCATGTGGAATTGGTAAGCCATAAATAATCGGGGAGAGGACAAGAACATGACATGGCGCTCGGCAAGGTTGCGCATTCTGTTGCTGGTGATGGTGGGAACCATCATCAACTATATCGCGCGCAATTCGCTGGGCGTCCTGGCGCCCCAGCTCAAGGCCGATCTGGCCATCACGACCGAGCAATATTCCTATATCGTCGGCGCGTTTCAGCTTGCCTACACGCTGATGCAGCCGATCGGCGGGATGCTGATCGACAAGATTGGTCTGACCGCAGGTTTCGCCCTTTTCGCGCTGGCGTGGAGTCTGGCCAATATGGCCCATGGCGCGGCGCGGGGCTGGCTCTCGCTGGCGGCGTTCCGCGGCATGTTGGGCATGGCCGAGGCCGCCGCGATTCCGGCGGGGATGAAGACCATCGGCGAATGGTTTCCCGATCGCGAACGTTCGGTGGCGGTGGGCTGGTTCAACGCGGGCACGTCGCTTGGCGCGGTGATCGCGCCGGTGCTGGCCGCCGTGGTCGCCAAGGTCTATGGTTGGCAGGCGGCCTTTGTCGTCACCGGGGCGCTGGGCGTGTTGTTCGCCGCGGCATGGTACAAATTCTATCGCTCGCCCGGCGATGCCTCCTATGTCACGTCCCAGGAACTGGCCGAAATCCGCGAGGGCCAGCGGCCTGTCGAGGCCAGCGCGACAACGCTTGGCGCCATCGCCAAAACCAAGCGCTTCTGGGCCATCGCCGTCCCACGCTTTCTGGCCGAACCGGCGTGGCAGACCTTCTCCTTCTGGATCCCGCTCTATCTGGCCAAAGAGCGCGGCATGGACATCACCCAGATCGCGCTTTTCGCATGGGTGCCGTTTCTGGCGGCCGATGCGGGGGGTATTCTGGGCGGCTATCTCGCGCCTTTCCTGCAACGCTGGCGCGGGCTTTCCCTTGAAGGCTCGCGCATCGCCGGGATATCGCTGGGTGCGGTGATGATGATCGCGCCGGGCTGCGTCGGCCTTGTCGCCAGTCCTTATGCCGCCATTGCGCTGCTTTCCCTTGGCGGCTTTGCGCATCAGATCATTTCGGTGCTCATCAACACGCTCTCCGCCGATGTCTTTCCCAAGGGCGATATTGCCAAGGCCAACGGGCTGGTCGGCATGGCCGGATGGACCGGCGGCCTGCTCTTCTCGCTCGCCATCGGGCAATTGGCCGACCGGATCGGCTATGCCCCGCTCTTTGCCTGCCTTGGCGCTTTCGATCTGATCGGGGCGGTGTGGCTCTTTGCCATGCGCCGCCACCTCATTCTGCAAAAGGCCTGACCCTCATGCGTAAATCCAGCCTTGCCCATCCGCCCCGCTTTTCGCTGGCCGAGCGGGAGGGGCCGCGCGTCACCCTGCATGCCGACACCGGCGCGATTGCGCATATTTTCGTGGCCGAAGAGGATATTATCCGCGTCCTGCTGCTGACGCAGGGCAGCGTGACATCCGCGCCGAGCTGGGCCATCGCGCCGGGGCAGAGCGATATTGCCGAGCCGGGCCGCGACCGAATGAGCGTCGAAGGCTTTGCCGCGCCCGATTTCAGCATCGAAGAAACCGACAGCCATATCACCATCGCCACCACGCGCCTGCGCCTCTCCATCGCGCGCGAAGGGTTCTTCTGCACATGGCACCAGATGGTCGATGGCGCGTGGCAATTGATCGCGCAGGACCGCCCGACGCAGGCCTATAATTTCGGCTGGTGGGACGATGGCGTCTATCACTATGTCACGCGCCAGAGCGGCGAGCGCTATTATGCGCTGGGCGAAAAGGCAGGCGCAATGGACCGCGCGGGCCGCCGCTTCCGCCTGACCAATCTGGACCCGATGGGCTATGACGCGGGCGCGAATGACCCGCTGTACAAATCCATCCCCTATATCCTCGTGGTCAACGCAGAGGGCGCGGCGCATGGCGTGTTTTACGACACCACCGCCGATCCGACCTTCGATTTCGGCCATGAGCATGACAATTATCACCCGCATTACCGCTATATGCGCTCGGAAAGCGGCGATCTCGACTATTACATGATCGCCGGGCCCGATGCGCGCGAGGTCACGCGCCGCTACACATGGCTGACCGGGCGGCCCGCGTTTCAGCCGCGCTGGGCGGTGGGCTATTCCGGCTCGACCATGACCTATACCGACGCCCCCAACGCGCAGGAGCGGATGGGCGAATTCATCGAAGGCATCAAACGCCACGACATTCCGTGTGAGAGCTTCCACCTCTCCTCCGGCTATACATCGATCGGCGACAAGCGTTACGTCTTCCACTGGAATCGCGAAAAATTCCCCGATGTGGGCGCTTTCGTAAAATCCTATGCCGATGCGGGCGTCGAACTGGTTCCCAATATCAAGCCCGCGCTGCTGGTCACGCATCCGCTTTATGATGAACTGGCGGCCAAGGGCTGGTTCGTGTCGGACGCCGATGGCGATCCCATCGTCTGCCAGTTCTGGGACGAGGTGGGCAGCTATGTCGATTTCACCAACCCCGATGCGGCGGCTTGGTGGCGCCAGCAGGTGACGCGGCAATTGCTGGAATATGGCATCCGTTCGACTTGGAATGACAACAATGAATATGAAATCTGGGACAAGCGCGCCCTGATTTCCGGCTTTGGCGCGCCCCGCCCCGCCGCCGCCGAGCGCCCGGTGCAGACCTTGCTGATGATGCGGGCAAGCCGCGCCGCGCAGATCGCCTATCGCCCCGACGAACGCCCCTATGTGGTGACGCGCAGCGGCATGGCGGGCATGCAGCGCTATGCCCAAAGCTGGTCGGGTGACAATT from Novosphingobium humi encodes:
- the manD gene encoding D-mannonate dehydratase ManD, with the translated sequence MKITSARVIVTCPGRNFVTLKIETDQGVYGIGDATLNGREKAVVSYLEDHVIPCLIGMDPRNSEDIWQYLYRGAYWRRGPVTMRAIAAVDVALWDIKAKMAGMPLYQLLGGRSRDGVMVYGHANGSDIAETVDAVGQYIDMGYKAIRAQTGVPGIKDAYGVGRGKLFYEPADAALPSVTGWDTRKALNYVPKLFEKLRETYGFDHHLLHDGHHRYSPTEAAQLGKALEPYSLFWLEDVTPAENQEAFKLIRQHTTTPLAVGEIFNTIWDAKDLIQNQLIDYIRATIVGAGGITHLRRIADLASMYQVRTGCHGATDLSPVTMGTALHFDTWVPNFGIQEYMRHTPETDEVFPHDYRFEAGMLYVGDTPGHGVDIDEALAAKYPYKPAYLPVARLEDGTMWNW
- a CDS encoding MFS transporter, whose amino-acid sequence is MTWRSARLRILLLVMVGTIINYIARNSLGVLAPQLKADLAITTEQYSYIVGAFQLAYTLMQPIGGMLIDKIGLTAGFALFALAWSLANMAHGAARGWLSLAAFRGMLGMAEAAAIPAGMKTIGEWFPDRERSVAVGWFNAGTSLGAVIAPVLAAVVAKVYGWQAAFVVTGALGVLFAAAWYKFYRSPGDASYVTSQELAEIREGQRPVEASATTLGAIAKTKRFWAIAVPRFLAEPAWQTFSFWIPLYLAKERGMDITQIALFAWVPFLAADAGGILGGYLAPFLQRWRGLSLEGSRIAGISLGAVMMIAPGCVGLVASPYAAIALLSLGGFAHQIISVLINTLSADVFPKGDIAKANGLVGMAGWTGGLLFSLAIGQLADRIGYAPLFACLGAFDLIGAVWLFAMRRHLILQKA
- a CDS encoding TIM-barrel domain-containing protein; the protein is MRKSSLAHPPRFSLAEREGPRVTLHADTGAIAHIFVAEEDIIRVLLLTQGSVTSAPSWAIAPGQSDIAEPGRDRMSVEGFAAPDFSIEETDSHITIATTRLRLSIAREGFFCTWHQMVDGAWQLIAQDRPTQAYNFGWWDDGVYHYVTRQSGERYYALGEKAGAMDRAGRRFRLTNLDPMGYDAGANDPLYKSIPYILVVNAEGAAHGVFYDTTADPTFDFGHEHDNYHPHYRYMRSESGDLDYYMIAGPDAREVTRRYTWLTGRPAFQPRWAVGYSGSTMTYTDAPNAQERMGEFIEGIKRHDIPCESFHLSSGYTSIGDKRYVFHWNREKFPDVGAFVKSYADAGVELVPNIKPALLVTHPLYDELAAKGWFVSDADGDPIVCQFWDEVGSYVDFTNPDAAAWWRQQVTRQLLEYGIRSTWNDNNEYEIWDKRALISGFGAPRPAAAERPVQTLLMMRASRAAQIAYRPDERPYVVTRSGMAGMQRYAQSWSGDNYTDWKTIRYNQKMALGIALSGVSNFGHDIGGFAGPAPEPELFLRWIQAGIVMPRFSIHSWNTDRTVNEPWMYPEATPAIVGMMQLRRALQPMLHDLLWRHHAHYEPVSRPVWLDFPHDRRAWEDGDTHLLGPDLLVAPAMDKGVESVTAYLPTGANWYDIRDDRAYAGGQEVALDAPLSGLPPMLAREGSGLFLDLAPAGFVQAAPQPAVLLYPAPGLGLFTWSGFDESGNAWPDADHPPLWNVWVKSASDAITIVAAWTGHGPAPADALRIVLPAGETRAITLNGAVVAARIENVLGVARKVLDAVI